Part of the Sorghum bicolor cultivar BTx623 chromosome 1, Sorghum_bicolor_NCBIv3, whole genome shotgun sequence genome, CTAGTTGCTAATTATGGTTTTCCTTGTTACTACCAATGTACTGAACTATGCTCTACTAAAGTACTGAATGTGGCTTTAGTTGATTTAGCACCTTAATTTGGCAATTCAGTGGTGGCATCTCCAGCTAAGGATCATGTTGTTCCTCTTCTCTCTTGAGAACAACTGGTGAAGCGGGGACAAGCTATCCCCATCTTCCTTTGTAGGGAAAGCTCAGCTTTAGGGAGTTTTTTCTGTGCAAATTAAAGGCTGCTTGGAATCTTTGCCAAGCACTGTAAGCTAGAAGTTGAAGTGGGCAAGGTGTTTGGATTCTTAGCCAGCTTACCTCGGGTTCTGTGTTAGAAAGGTTTTCCTTACCCAGGCAGGCTAGCCAAATCGGCTCTCCTGGGCTGGCAAGGTTTTGCTTGCCCAGCTAGGCTAGGCGAGGCTAGTTCTCAGAAACCAAGCAGCCCCTTAACCTTCAGCCTTCCAGATATCTGTGTTTTTATGTGAATACAGAAGCCTAGGTTTTTGCTCTCTCTTTTGAATCCAGGATTTTATTTCTTACATGTTCAAGATGAAGTCTGGAGCTTCGGACTTGCTCAGTttatcctctctttttttttgcattttaTTGTTGGGTTGTGCATGCTGGGGTATGGttgatatatttatatttttctataacTGCAACTTCCAATATGGAAgctgcatttttttttctggaTAACGCTCAAGGAGTAATTGTGCAATTCGCTGCTGAGCTGGCATCTGTTCATTTGGCTGCCTGTTCAATCTGGGCCTTGGGCCTATAAAACATAACCAGACTCAATCACAGCCATATCCGTATGTAAGCCAATGATTGAAGGAACCTATAAAGCCTTCTAAACCTACTTCCAAATCTAGATCCACCTAGAAAAATTCCCCAACCATAGACTCTAGATCCAATTCCCTAGCTCTTTAGAAGGGTGAAACTTGGAAAGTTGCCGTGGTGGGTGATGAAAGAGGATTTGCCGTGCGCGATGGAGGAGGATTTGCTGTGCGCGTGCCAGGGGCAATGACGGAGGATTTACTGGCAGGTTTGGAGGCAAAGTTGGAGGGTATCAAGATCACGGAGGACAAAGAGGAGGTGATGAATGCACAGATCGTGAAAGATTATAATATGTGGGTAGAAAATAAGCCATGACTGGATGATCTTGTCATTATCCATACTTTGGAGTGGCCCTCTCTGACTGTGGAGTGTGGAGTGGCTCCCTGATCGAGCAGAGCACCCTGGACAAGGTCGATCTGTCCCAAAGATTGTCCTTGGTACACATGCACGTGGTGACTTTCCTAACTATTTGGTGATTGCAGAAGTACATATGCCCTGGAGAGATTCCTTTTCTGAGCATTGTGCCAAATTGAAGAAGGTCCATCCCTGTGCCTGTGGACCATGTTCCTTTTTTTGTTTGTGGCTGATATTCTGTGGGGTTTGGTTTATGCTGTGTTCCCCCTCTGGCTTATTGGACTTGTTAAGATCGTTTCTAGGATTTGAATATTTCAAAGTATTTAATAATACTGGGGGATTAATACCATTTGCTTATGCTCCATTTTCCCTGTCTCTCCCAATATACCAGTTACTTTTATTTCATGTGAAGTTGGAAGTGGATGATCATAAGTTCCCATCATGTGCCACCtgttaatattattatttttgctTCTATAAGCTCTAGAGGAATATTTTATTTATCCTTACACAATACCAATTCTATAGCCGATAATATTTTGTTGAATTCATACCACAGAACAGTTCTAATTGTATAGTGCCACGGTTGCAGTGAGATTATCAGTTCTATCTATGGTGATTTTTATTGTGATGCTATTTCTAGTTGCTGCAGATGGCTTACATGCTGGGAGCCTGCATGAATACCTTTACACTTGGGTGATATGCACATCCTCTTGGTTTGGATTGTCTTTGCACAAAGGAATGCCATGTTGTGGAATATTTAATGACTAATTTTCATTGGCCATGTGCCATTTTGAGAAAACTGGAACATTTGATTGGGTCtttaattgcttgtttgctAAGTTGCCATTTTTATGTGGTTCTTGGTGCATGATTTTCCATAGGTGGTACTGCAAGGTTTTTTAAAACTATTGCTACGTTAAGGAACAATCAATTTACGTATTTGACTGTTTCATCATCCTGTTGTATACTCATGTTTACTTATATTTCATGTACCTCTTAATTTTGTTGCCATATGAATCTAATGAAGTATTGGGTATGAGAGTGTTCTCTTGATTTTGTTGCCAGTCCAATCTAATGAATAATGAACCTCTTGGATATGAGAATGTTCTGTTCGTTCATTTACTCTTTAATTCTTAGCTCAAAAATATACATTTGAGAATTTGCTTCCTCATTTTTGTTACTGCCTTGCTGAGGTCTTTAATGTTTACAAGTTTCTCttttctgtttggagacaattttTAGAACACATGTTCCCTCCCTTTTTGTAGGTGCAAATTGTTCAGCAGATAAATCATGATGGAGAGGTCAATCGAGCTCGCTATATGCCCCAAAATTCATTTATAATTGCTACCAAGACAGTTAGTGCAGAAGTATATGTCTTCGACTATAGCAAGCACCCATCTAAGCCTCCACTAGATGGTGCATGCAACCCTGATTTACGGCTGAAGGGACATAATTCTGAAGgatatggcttgtcatggagtaTTTTTAAAGAGGGTCATTTGTTAAGTGGGTCTGATGATGCTCAAATTTGTTTGTGGGACATTAAAGCAAATAGTAAAAACAAAAGTCTTGATGCCCTGCAGATTTTTAAGGTATGGCTCATGTGCCTGGTTCTATTTTGTGTGTTAATGTTTGGAGCTTCATGTAGAACATTGTTTAAAGCATTCTTCATTCTCTAACATTCTAATGGTTATTTTAGAACTCTGAATCATCTCTTTGAAGGTGCATGATAGTCATACTTGGATTAATAAGACAAATTAGTGGAACTAATACAGTTTCTTTTGTATGCTGATTTGATTTTTTTGTAATTAAGAAAACTATGACAGAATGTGTTCTCGCTAAATAGCAGATTGGAAAACTAAATGTTCTTTCTCTAACGAGTATGAGTAGAAAAACTATTAGCGCGTTTGGTTTACAGAATGCACCAATGCGGAGTGATCCGATCCTAGATACGAAGCTAGCCACAGCGTTTGGTTTCTGTCATGGGTTGAACCCATCCCTCATCAAGCCTGTTTTTGTGTGCAAGTCCGTCACTGACTCATTCTGTGAAAATCTATCGGACACCTCGTTCCGCATGGACTCATTCCGGATGTCATCACTCCATAAACCAAACAGGCTGTATCTGTATCTGTCACTGAAACCTGGAAACTCTATTTTGCAATCTAGGGATTTCAATCTCTCATCTGTTGTTTCTTATCCACAGTGATGTAAGCTTCATAGAAATACTAATGCTATTTAATAGTACTAATACTTTGATTTTATTCTTGTAAGCATCATGATGGTGTCGTTGAAGATGTTGCTTGGCACTTGAGGCATGAGTATTTATTTGGGTCAGTTGGTGATGATCATCATCTTTTGATTTGGGACCTGCGGTCTCCCGCACCTACTAAGCCTGTTCAGTCAGTGGTGGCACACCAGGGCGAGGTAAAGTAActgttgtgacttgtgagctTTTAAATGCCATTAGaaatattgatattatttgCTACTCAAAAATACATTTTATTCCATGGttacaaatttttaagatttcttgtGTTGCATGAAGTGAGGATCTGGTTGTCCTTAAATGAAAGGAGATGTACTGTATGCAATTTGAACTAGTTTTTCCAGATCGATATACTCCATCATTATTGATCTTGAAGGAACGTTTGATTGATCATACATTCTATCATTTTGTTACACATGCTTTGACATCTTTACTTTGGTTCTCCAGATCTGATGTTATATTGGTGGATTGTATTGAACACTAAAAAAGTTTAGGTTTATACTTGTCTGTATATAAGCagcattttttgggaactatatGCTTCTACTAGAGGTATAGGAAACCTTGGTCCTGAATCCTGATTTCTTTGGGTGTACAAACTAGAGGTAAATGGGAACAATTTGGTGTTGAAGATGTTCTAAATTTTAGGGTAGTAAGATCAGAACCCATCAGTGCATCTGAAAGCCAGTGGCGGTGGGACTTTATTGAATCTTGCTCTAAGTTCGTGATTCCTGAAAGATCAATGAGAAGATTCTTGTTCATTGACGCTTGCTTCTTTATTTACAGGTGAACTGCCTGGCTTTCAACCCGTTCAACGAATGGGTTGTTGCAACTGGTTCTACTGACAAGACTGTCAAATTATTTGATCTTAGGAAGATTGATACTTCTCTGCACACCTTTCACAATCACAAGTATGTTTCTGCTGTTTTTGTTCTGTTCATAGCTACTGTTTGTTTTTACTGCCTAAACAACTTTCTGAAGTATTGGATGTTTCTATGGATGTTATATTTCTAGTTTAACATTAATGTTTCAACACCATTTGTAATCAGAGaggaagtttttcaagttggatGGAGTCCAAAGAATGAAACTATACTTGCATCCTGTTGTCTGGGCAGAAGACTCATGATCTGGGACCTAAGCAGGTAATACAAACATTCACAATATTCTCATATGTTGTTAGCCTTAGTTTTCTTTTCCACTGGTGCGCTGTATCTTCTGGATGCTACTACTTCctctgtcccaaattataagacgctttggtatttctagatttatagcttttactatgtatctagacataatatATATCTAGGTGCATTGCAAAAGTTAtgaatctagaaaagccaatacgtcttataatttggaacagagggagtagttgTTATGATGGCCAAAAGCGATGTGTTTTTTTGCGATTTTTTCTGTGTTGTGCTTTGCTCCCTACATTACTTATTGTTGAAGTACAATTAAAATGATATGGTTCGGATTAACTATTGTCTTTGTTTTGCTATATCACAGGATTGACCAAGAACAAACACCAGAGGATGCAGAAGATGGCCCTCCAGAGCTCATGTTCATCCATGGAGGCCATACCAGCAAGATCTCTGATTTCTCATGGAACCCCTGCGAGGACTGGGTGATTGCTAGCGTCGCTGAAGACAACATCCTCCAGATATGGCAGATGGCTGAGAACATCTACCATGACGAAGATGATTTGCCAATAAGCGATGAGCCGGCAAAGACATCTTAAGCCCCACAATGCAAAAGGAATCTTAACTCCATCAACTGTTGGTGCTCCTAGATCTGAACCCTGCTGGCCAGTGTTGGCCAAGAATCTTAACTGAGTGCGTTGGCCAAGAATCTTAACTGAGTGCGTTGGCTGTAGGTTGCTTCCGTGGTCGTAACTTTATGCTTGACGGGTTGGCTGTGTTTCTTCGACTGTCGGTATGTTATTAGTCGAACCTTTTGAGCGTTATACATATGCCGATTGATTAGATCTGTTCGTCGCAGTTGTGTTTTGTAGTCCTGTTATATCTTATAAGCCGGCCTGCTAATATTTGGTGTGCCGAGGGTTAGGAATGTCGACGTCTAGTGTCAAGTTGGTTGAGATGATGCGAGATGTTTTTGTGGGCATGGCGTGCCAAGTAGTAGAGGCCTGTTGATCACTGCTTGCAAGTATCTAAGGTCGCTCGCTTGCCATTTGCATCGATGATCCTGGGGTCATGTGATCATATCATGTCGGAATCATACTTGTACGCGACAATGTCTTCGTTCCAAACGGGCATATATGCTTTCTGCCGGCGACTAGACTGACATGCCCAACAACAGGAGGTTACATGAGTAGCAACTGACTTGCTGATTTTGTACTAACGATTCTCTTCCGACCTCATTCCTCAAGCGCTTGTTCTCGTTGACAAATTTCGTAGGGAGCACGTCAATTATGCCCCACCATTTCTGTCCGGCTGATGCGAACGGTTGGGCCATGGCGTATACATGTGTGCATTATATGTTAGCACCAGCTGGTTGCCTGATTATGCTTCATCTATGCatcctttgtttttttttttggtggaaTCATCATTTGGAGATGATCCTGTCGCATGGTGATGGCCGCGCATTGCATGGGGAGTTGGGGACTGCGGAGCGAGGAGTGCTAGTGTATCCGTGTCGCAAGCAAAAACATACGAATACACTATGGCCTCCGTGGATTGAGAGCCTTTTTTTCAGATCATTGTCATGTAACACGCGAATTAACGAGAGATTATGTCGAGAATCCCAAAACATACGAATCCACATCACAAACACAAAGTAGTATAACACATGTAACACGCGTAATTAACGAGAGATTTGATGCGGTAGTGGTTGACCATTCAACTTGCACGATATACACGTATGTATGTATTGTATATAGTATTATTCCGCACGAACATTATCGgtacattatcattattattattattattattattattattattattctaaCGAAACATGTGTACGCAAACGTGTAAACAGTTCCGACAAGATGAAGCATCCTGCCATGGACATGATAAGCTAGTTTTACAAACCTAATAAACAACATATATATACGTACGCACGAAAAGCTGGTTAGTTAGGCTTAGGCACGGCACAAGCCGACCGTCTTTACAACGtcccttttttatttccttCAATCATTTCGTGGAATTTAGAGTTGCACGGCACCTAGCTAGCTTGCCGGCACTTTGAGTGGAATGGACACGACGACAGCCTGCTAGCTGGCACAGCTCGCTTAGATTAAATTGTAATCATCATTTTCATATATACAATGCATGGCGTAGTATGTATGCACGTGTGCGccgtctgttttttttttgggggggttggggggggggggatcgAGCATTCAGTCCTAGTttagatcaaaaagttttttgtgttttgaattttgatactatagcactttcgcttgtatttggtaattactaTTCAACCATAcactaactaagtttaaaagattcatcttgcaaattacaagAGAACCTTgaaaaagttttagattttggagtgaactaaactagggccttgtttagttcaccctgaaaaccaaaaaaatttcaagattccccgtcacatcgaatcttgtggcacatgcatgaaacattaaatatagacgaaaacaaaaactaattacacagtttagctgtaaatcacaagacgaatcttttgatcctagttagtctatgattagataatatttgtcacaaacaaacgaaagtgctacagtaccgaaaactgaaaagttttcggaactaaacaaagcctaggcctcaatgcaatgcaatgcagtgTCGGCAAGAGGGCTACCATACAGAGCGAGACAGATCCACTCACAAACAATGCAATGAATGAATATTCCAACTCGTCCTAAATAGATTGTTTCCCCTCTCTCTGGGAGTCTTGATAAATTGAAGATATCCATGGTGAATTCAACACATATATGGAACTACCTCCCTAATCTACCAGGTTTGGTCAAAACTCAAAACACATTGATATACGGCTAAAATCCGAAGAAAACCTATAATATACGTACTCTCTCCATCCATGTAAAGAGAGTTGTTTACGACAATGACACGGTCATCAAATCCTAACTTTGACtctttattttataaaaatattatatcaaaaaatagtgtatatatatataatttttatgaaaatattttttgattTTCATATTTCTAAACTTAAAAACTTAAAAGTCATTTATGGTTTATATTTTCAATGTTTGACTCAAACTGAGTACACCGGCCACCATCGTACGCCGATGGAGTCCAGGTGTTATTCTCTCTGTCGATCTTTGTCGCCAACCCAACAATGCAAGATCGAACtgaactgaggccttgtttagttcaccctgaaaaccaaaaagttttcaagattcttcgtcacattgaatcttgtaacacatgcatgaaacactaaatatagacgaaaataaaaactaattacacagtttagctgtaaatcacga contains:
- the LOC8062219 gene encoding histone-binding protein MSI1 homolog, which produces MPKAGGGAADEEEFRAEVEERLINEEYKIWKKNTPFLYDLVITHALEWPSLTVQWLPDRTEPPGKDHSVQKMILGTHTSDNEPNYLMLAQVQLPLDDAEADARHYDDEHTDIGGFGAASGKVQIVQQINHDGEVNRARYMPQNSFIIATKTVSAEVYVFDYSKHPSKPPLDGACNPDLRLKGHNSEGYGLSWSIFKEGHLLSGSDDAQICLWDIKANSKNKSLDALQIFKHHDGVVEDVAWHLRHEYLFGSVGDDHHLLIWDLRSPAPTKPVQSVVAHQGEVNCLAFNPFNEWVVATGSTDKTVKLFDLRKIDTSLHTFHNHKEEVFQVGWSPKNETILASCCLGRRLMIWDLSRIDQEQTPEDAEDGPPELMFIHGGHTSKISDFSWNPCEDWVIASVAEDNILQIWQMAENIYHDEDDLPISDEPAKTS